From the Saccharobesus litoralis genome, one window contains:
- a CDS encoding YfiR/HmsC family protein has product MQMGKQLQGLSTKSKAFICVCLLTISYLSNAVELPANIQAVLLTKVLAYEDNIDHSQISVFVVDNSEMYQAFSRLKNTGTSTKGKVKIQRVSQGDSLPTATYSIVYINDEKYLSDALKYAEKHKAIIATGKTELVKRGATIGTGTVKGKAKFYLNLTSSFTAQLKWKPKVLKIVTTFP; this is encoded by the coding sequence ATGCAAATGGGTAAACAGTTACAAGGACTATCAACTAAAAGCAAAGCTTTTATATGCGTGTGCTTGCTAACCATTTCTTATTTAAGCAACGCTGTTGAGTTACCCGCCAATATTCAAGCCGTTTTACTGACCAAGGTTCTCGCTTACGAAGATAACATAGACCATAGTCAAATTAGCGTATTCGTGGTTGATAATAGCGAAATGTATCAAGCCTTTAGTCGCTTAAAAAATACTGGCACATCAACCAAAGGCAAGGTCAAAATTCAGCGTGTATCTCAAGGCGACTCATTGCCAACTGCAACGTATTCGATTGTTTATATCAATGACGAAAAATACTTATCTGATGCGCTTAAATATGCAGAAAAACACAAAGCTATTATTGCCACAGGTAAAACTGAGTTAGTTAAACGAGGTGCAACCATAGGGACAGGTACAGTCAAAGGCAAAGCCAAGTTTTATTTAAACTTAACTAGCTCGTTTACAGCGCAGTTAAAATGGAAACCTAAAGTACTGAAAATAGTTACCACCTTTCCTTAA